From a single Drosophila sulfurigaster albostrigata strain 15112-1811.04 chromosome 3, ASM2355843v2, whole genome shotgun sequence genomic region:
- the LOC133844461 gene encoding ficolin-1-A-like, with protein sequence MTVSCESNLPEAGAGWTIIQRRKDGSVNFNRTWSEYREGFGNLHGEFFLGLEKIHLLTQSQPHEVFIFLGDLFNETRYARYKNFAIGNELEFYELKVLGKYSGNVSDSLKLHINRKFSTPDRYNHTSSNCPQTYNSGWWFTNCYFYNLNGMYVYSNNDNDVNGIELRSWKHRPVKFAHMMSEIINLSNLIFC encoded by the exons ATGACAGTTTCATGTGAATCGAACTTACctgaagctggagctggtTGGACTATTATTCAGCGTCGTAAGGATGGTagtgttaattttaatagaaCGTGGTCAGAGTATAGAGAAGGCTTTGGAAATCTTCATGGTGAATTCTTTCTTGGACTGGAGAAGATTCATTTGTTAACACAATCCCAACCACATGAAGTGTTTATATTCCTTGGAGACCTTTTTAATGAAACTCGATATGCCCGATATAAGAACTTTGCCATTGGTAACGAGTTGGAATTCTACGAGTTGAAAGTGCTCGGAAAATACTCGGGAAATGTTTCAGATTCATTGAAACTTCACATAAATCGAAAGTTTTCAACACCAGATAGGTACAATCATACTTCTAGCAATTGCCCTCAAACTTATAATTCTGGATGGTGGTTTACCAATTGCtattttta TAATCTTAACGGAATGTACGTGTATTCTAATAATGATAACGATGTGAATGGCATTGAATTGAGATCATGGAAGCATCGGCCGGTGAAATTTGCACACATGATGAGTGAAAtt ATTAatctttcaaatttaatattctgtTAA
- the LOC133842952 gene encoding fibrinogen-like protein 1 isoform X1, which produces MNIFNYTRILTILLIINQVKNSYSVYSKELDDQCSTYCYKVVKPLLENVNTDESMTEEYNELQHRIKLQAENIKNLNKLIKSKNKLSKSCERLNGNQQKLIDQYETQLTTLKSEISLKDLEIKDLKSENVKTKELQDEITASKQASSCFGNVTNIQTLRVPIIHTMTVPCESNLPEAGAGWTVIQRRKDGTVHFKQPWSEYKEGFGNLHGEFFLGLENIHVLTQSQPHELFVFLEDFFKETRYARYSNFVIGNEKEFYELKVLGNYSGTAFDSLRPHVNHKFSTPDKDFTSKKCAQDFKSGWWFNNDGCFRSNLNGWYVFSDIGKEVNSLQWRLWKHRPLKFAQMMIRPLE; this is translated from the exons atgaatatttttaattatacgCGTATATTGACaatattgttaattataaATCAAGTGAAAAACTCG TACTCCGTTTACTCAAAAGAATTGGATGATCAATGCAGTACCTATTGCTATAAAGTCGTGAAACCCCTTCTAGAAAACGTAAATACGGACGAATCAATGACAGAAGAATATAATGAGCTGCAGCATAGAATCAAATTGCAAgcagaaaatataaagaatctcaataaattgataaagtctaaaaacaaattgagtaAATCGTGTGAAAGGCTAAATGGAAATCAACAGAAACTTATTGATCAATATGAGACTCAATTAACTACTTTAAAATCAGAAATCTCTTTGAAAGATCTAGAGATTAAAGATTTGAAAtcagaaaatgtaaaaacaaaagaacttCAAGATGAAATCACAGCATCTAAACAAGCATCTAGCTGCTTCGGAAATGTGACGAATATTCAGACCTTAAGAGTACCCATAATTCATACAATGACAGTTCCATGTGAATCGAACTTACctgaagctggagctggtTGGACTGTTATCCAGCGTCGTAAGGATGGTACTGTGCATTTTAAACAACCGTGGTCAGAGTATAAAGAAGGCTTTGGAAATCTTCATGGTGAATTCTTTCTTGGACTGGAGAATATTCATGTGCTAACACAATCCCAACCACATGAATTGTTTGTATTCCTTGAAGACTTTTTTAAAGAAACCCGATATGCTCGATATAGCAACTTTGTCATTGGTAACGAAAAAGAATTTTACGAGTTGAAAGTGCTCGGAAACTACTCAGGCACTGCTTTCGATTCACTGCGACCTCACGTAAATCACAAGTTTTCAACACCAGATAAAGACTTTACTTCTAAGAAATGCGCTCAAGATTTTAAATCTGGATGGTGGTTTAACAACGATGGTTGCTTTCGGAG TAATCTTAACGGATGGTACGTGTTTTCTGATATTGGTAAGGAAGTGAATAGCCTTCAATGGAGATTGTGGAAGCATCGGCCGttgaaatttgcacaaatGATGATTAGGCCACTTGAGtga
- the LOC133842953 gene encoding ficolin-2-like: MNFFNYTRILTILLIINQVKSSHSIFSKELDDQCSTYCYQVVKPLLQNVNTDKSMTEEYNELQHRIKLQAENIKNLNKLIKSKDKLSKSCERQSGNQQKLIDQYETQLTTLKSEISLKDLEIKDLKSENVKTKELQDEITASKQASSCFGNVTNIQTLRVPIIHTMTVPCESNLPEAGAGWTVIQRRKDGSVDFDRTWSEYREGFGNLHGEFFLGLENIHLLTQSQPHELFVFLGDFSNQTRYARYSKFVIGNEKEFYELKVLGNYSGTAPDSMQPHIHKMFSTPDRYNHTNISCAKDYSSGWWFSKCYRSNLNGMYVYSDNDKDVNGIEWRSWKSRPMKFAQMMIRPLE; encoded by the exons atgaatttttttaattatacgCGTATATTGACaatattgttaattataaATCAAGTGAAAAGCTCG CACTCCATTTTCTCAAAAGAATTGGATGATCAATGCAGTACCTATTGCTATCAAGTCGTGAAACCCCTTCTACAAAACGTAAATACGGACAAATCAATGACAGAAGAATATAATGAGCTGCAGCATAGAATCAAGTTGCAAgcagaaaatataaagaatctaaataaattgataaagtCTAAAGACAAATTGAGTAAATCGTGTGAAAGGCAAAGTGGAAATCAACAGAAACTTATTGATCAATATGAGACTCAATTAACTACTTTAAAATCAGAAATCTCTTTGAAAGATCTAGAGATTAAAGATTTGAAAtcagaaaatgtaaaaacaaaagaacttCAAGATGAAATCACAGCATCTAAACAAGCATCTAGCTGCTTCGGAAATGTGACGAATATTCAGACCTTACGAGTCCCCATAATTCATACAATGACAGTTCCATGTGAATCGAACTTACctgaagctggagctggtTGGACGGTTATACAGCGTCGTAAGGATGGTAGTGTTGATTTCGATAGAACGTGGTCAGAGTATAGAGAAGGCTTTGGAAATCTTCATGGTGAATTCTTTCTTGGACTGGAGAATATTCATTTGCTAACACAATCCCAACCACATGAATTGTTTGTATTCCTTGGAGACTTTTCTAATCAAACCCGATATGCTCGATATAGCAAATTTGTCATTGGTAACGAAAAAGAATTTTACGAGTTGAAAGTGCTCGGAAACTACTCAGGCACTGCTCCCGATTCAATGCAACCTCATAtacataaaatgttttcaacaCCAGATAGATACAATCATACTAATATCAGTTGCGCTAAAGATTATAGTTCGGGGTGGTGGTTTTCCAAATGCTATCGGAG TAATCTTAACGGAATGTACGTGTATTCTGATAATGATAAGGATGTGAATGGCATTGAATGGAGATCGTGGAAGTCTCGGCCGATGAAATTTGCACAAATGATGATTAGGCCACTCgagtaa